The genomic window GTGTCGGTGCGCAAGACATCAGCATTGCGCGACCATGACGGATGACCATCTCGTCTCGGAGAATTAGACCTGAAGACTGATCGGCAGTTCCGTGTAAGCAGGCAAGGCCTGCTACCCGGCGCTGTGGCGTCCGCTTCTGAGTATTAGTGCGATCAAAGCTCGAGACGGGCCAACACACCATAAGCACCGCTGGCACTCGCCCCGGCCGTCACTATCGCTTACGCATGGTGGTAACCTCGGCAGCGTGTTTGATGGCAGGTCAGAATCACTGCATTATATCCCTGCCCCACGGCGAATGCCTTGAGGGCTGCGCTCAGTGGatccgcgagccgcgcgttgTCTTGGTTGATCGCGAAAAACCATcagaagcgacgcgaggccgctAGCTGACGGCTTGCTCCTCCTTTTTAGCGTCACAGACTCCGAGCCCCGCCGACCAGCCCTGTGAGACACCCTCCACTGTCCACTTCATTTCGACAACAGATCGAGTTGAGTTCTCGCCACGATGCAATTGGAGTCACCTATGCTACTACGCACGTGTTGTCGCTGAGCCTGCATAATGATGACGCGTACCAACGCACCCAGACACGCGGCTCCCCTCCTGTGGCTAGGCATCACAATTGTCTCGTTCGTCACCCTCACACGTGGGGGGGCTGGCCTTGTGAATTCGCACTTGAAGACTCACTCACGCGCACTGCAGGATGCCCCAGTGCAGGACTTTCCAATCGGATACTGGAAAGACATCGGCAAGCACGCTGAACTCGCTGGAGAGAGAAATGACGACAAGCCAGGGGCCATCTCATGGCTCGAGAAGAACACTGCTGGGGATGCGCAAAGAACTGCAACAGGCCAGCTCACCACGCGCTGGCAAAGAGTGGCTCGCCGTTTGGGCTTTGGGAAAAGAAATAGGGAAGTcgcggagtctgcaggcACTGTCCCCGCGAAACGGCGCTCGACGTGGGCGGGAAAAATTGCCCAGCATATGCGCCGTGCTGGAGCACTTTTGCGGCGCAAACTCCCAGCATACTTTTCCggtctgcggacgcgcatTCGCAACTGGTGGAGGGGCATGCCAGATGTTGTGAGATTCCAGCCGGAAGAGCCGGGAGATGCCCTTGTCGCTCGTCTACTGGCTGAATTGCGCGGGATAGGCGGGCGGCCTCAAGACATCAAATGGGAGCACGGAGCTTTCGACGACTGCGTGTCTTCAACCTTCTTTCCTCCTGATGCCCCGGTACAGGTTGTCTCAGAAATTACGGGAAGCTCTAGGACGTTTGTGAGAGGCCCACCTCTCGGGACAGGCGGCTTTGGCATCGTGTTCTTAGCACGAGACGTAGAGACCAATGAGGAGGTTGTTCTGAAGGCTGCTATCAAGGACGGGGTCCTTGCGGAAACGATCCCAGCCAGTGTGCAGAAGGAAGCATTTTTCTACCGTCAGCTTCCAGGTGTGAAAACGCCAGAGGATGCTCACCTGCATCTAAGGCTCCTAGTTGCCGCCGACGTTGTGAAGGTTGCACACGCTCCAGCGACCAAGGCGTGCGCGTCCGGAAATTGGTGGTCTAGTCAGTGGGTCCCCAACTTGTTTCTTGTCATGCCGAAGGCAGAGACTGACCTGGAACGGCTTACAACAACATCATTTGAAGAAGGCCCCACTGTCAGCGAGAGTGAGCTCGGCCGCGCTGCACGCTTGCAGCTGAGCATCGGCATCATTCAAACGGTGGCCAACCTCCACGACCAGGGATTAGTTCATGTCGACATCAAGCCAGGAAATTTCGTAGTCATGAGTGACGGGCGACTCTTTCTCAGTGACTATGGCTCATGTGAGAAGCTGGGAACGGTCAGGATGCATGTAGGGCTGGCAATGGGGTACCTCCCTCCCGAGTTCACGTTGTCTGGCGGGGTACATTATGCACAGGCGTTTGACGCGTGGCAAGTCGGTCTATCTCTGTACGTGCTTTGGTGCAAGGACAGGCCTGAAGGGATTGGCCGTGGAGTGGTTTTGGATTTTAGCAAGTGTCCTGTGGATCCGCCAGAGGCAATCAAGGACCTCATTCGGTGGTTCCTACAAAAGGACGAGGGGCTCCGGCTGCTGCCTTTGCGTGCCATGCGAACTCGGCAGTTTCGCCAGATAAAGAAGGAGGTTGAGCGGTCGCTGCGACATTTCGCCATACAGCCTCCGTTAGAaacaggcgaagagacgcagtcGGTGAAACTAGAGCAGGCGTCTTTGGCGGAGGCTACGGAACGTCCTGGGGAACGTGGAATGACGGATACGATGTCGACAGGCGTCGAGGCGTAGCAGCGTCGATGGAGGAAGTGCATGTAAATTAGGAGCTGGGTtgcaagaggaggagagggcaGGTCAGGTCAAACGTGGAGGCGGGATAGGGGTTTTGATTCGCTAGGATTACAGAGATGGCATGTAAGAACCAGCAGAGAAGGCCTGACTGGCCGTGATGCAATGCTGCACACAGTGTTCCGCGGGTCTTGTCTGTTCGTAAAATTGGTTCTTCGTTCATCCAGAGGTCTGCACTCTAATTCTACCTGCTTCCGGTGTAGTATCTCCGCACTACCTTTGGATTCATCTcgatcctcatattcaaaaTTAACAAAGTGCATAGGACGTCACCGATGTGGGATAATCTGTTTTGTCAAAAGGATGTCGTCATCTCCCTGTCGTGAACCGGAGGGGCACACGTGACGTCGCCCGCCCCTAACAGACTATGGCTCAGCTTGTAGGGGTGTTTACAGGTTAATCGATCTGTTTGATTTCTGTGAAGCAGTAGAGTTATTGAGGCGCTGGCGATCACCTTTGTCCCCTCACCTCCCACACCCTGGGATGAAACGACAGGTCGCAGGGAGTCCCCACACCTCGCGCACAGACGGCTGAGTTCAGATAGTCTCATTTGCGCCTCCCCGTCCTATTGCGGCACGCTTGCCGGCCGTACATCTGAGATGCGGAGAATTAAGAAATAGAAGGGAAATCTCTTGTCGAGCTCATATCTACGTTCTGGCTTAACTCGGCCCTCGTAGCGACCGGCCCGCCAGTCTCAGTTGCGCAGACGGTAATTGCATGGACGTGGAGTTATCGAAACAGCCACGCTGTAAAATGGTGGCACTCTACCACATTTTGGTGAACACACGCCGTATGTGGGCCATCACGCGAGAGCAAGTCTGATGTAGTAGAAAGCGGGTTCACGCGTCAGACTTCAGTCGACCCGATACATGATTTGGCAGAACCGGTGTCGCTGAGCGGTGCAGCCAGCTGCTGTCGGTGGTTCCCATACTGCACTGAATGGAACTGTAGCTCACGGCCCCCTGTATTAGGAAGGATGGCGGCGCGCATATTGCCGTGGCTGTTTGAGCGAAGCAGGGGGCGCCTGGTGCCTTAAACGCTCTTTACCTGGGGATACCTGGGGACGCTAAGGAGGGACTGACACTGCGCTGCCGAATTCGAAGAGTGATTCGTGTTCCCAGATGCTTCGCAAGATCACTGCGGATCGAGTCGGCTGTTTATGCCCATGGCCGTCTGCTGCTACCTCGTAATGCGTAGGTCTGTCCGAGATGCGGTGCGTTCCCTCAACCCTCGCGAGCAGGTTCTGCCTTGCGAATGGGGCAGTCGAGTTTCAAAGCGTGGGAGTCGGAACAGGCTGAAGCGGTTTTTGCTCAGGGTGCTTTCATGGCAGGGCAAGGAACGTTCGCGAGACCACAGGGGAAGTCCAGTTCGTTGCGGGAGGCGGGGAGGGGCATTCACTCTCTAccgtcgcagccgctgcgacaCAGTATAAGTATCCTATGATACGACAGAGCTCGCGTAGTCAGCGGAtgtggcgctggcggcacTGCCTTCTTTTAGGCGCTTTGGTGCCCAAACATGTTAGAGGGCTCAAGCACCCGGCGCTCCGCGTGTGGTGCGTGGTATGGTGCAGCCTTCGTCCACTCAGCGCCTCAAGCTGGTGTGCAGTGTTTCAACCGTGTGCGTGGTGGATTCTGGGGACCGAGCCTTGCAGCACCACGCAGCGGAACTGGTGTATCTCCCGATTTCGTAACTCATGGTTTGGTATTCAGCAGCGAGCAGTCCTGCGTAGGTGGTCTGCCTCCAGCATGCAATAATCTACTGCTGCGAACGTGTCACTGCATAAAAAAGAGGAGTCTGTCAACCTTGGGCGTGCGAATGCGGCCAGCCCCCACAACCCGTGGCagccgacggcagcggcatGAAACAGGGCCCTAGTCAGACCGCCACGGAGCTTTAATGGTCTGCCAACGGCGAACAGAAAAAGGCTGTTTCATTTGCATTTGGACGGACCGTATCACACTCGGGAAAGTTCAGCCGCATTGCCCGCAGGCACAATTCATCGGTTCCTTAGCACGACATTCGCCACCGGACGTGGTGTGTGGCGACCGTGTTGCTGCCCCTTTTGTCAGCACGGCCCGAGTGCCTGTTTGGCGAACAGTGTTTTTTCCTTAGGCGTGCGTACAagctgaagacgcgcagagtgTGCGCAAAGCACCCCCGTCGTTGCTCGCCTGAGATGAAGATTGTCGTCGTTCATCCGCAGGGCACAGTGCGGAGTCAGAGATGTGAAGCTCTCTGTAAAACCCCTCTGTTCGGGTACGAGTGACAGTCGGGAAGCAAAATGAAGGGGGCATTAGTTTGCTCAGAAGTCGAAGAAGGGTGGAATGCGTGTGGCGTGATAGCGCAAGAGCCTCTATTTCCACGTATTTTGATCTGGCGCTCGGGTCGCCATTGTCGCGGGGCCAGGGTGGATACGCGGCGGTGTGCCCACCCTGGCGTGTTCGTAGACTCTGATAGCTGCTTTTGGGGCCGTGGCACCTGCTCAGAGTTGGTAGCCCATGTTTCTCAAGTGTGTGGCGAGATCCACCTGTCCCTGTCTGAGGCACCAGTCAGCGACCATTTCTCGATTCTTGCCTAGGCGTGTTGTGCATCAGGGATCTTCCGTCTGTGAAAGGTGGGTAGTGATGCATGATGTGAGGGGGCCGTCACTAGGGGAGTTCTCCACTGACGCAACTTGCGGCAGACTATCGCTTCGACTGGCAGAGCGTGCGCTGAGACGTTCTCTCGAGCTGGTTTCCTTTGTGGTCGTGCCCTCAGGTACCAGCATGCAGGActcgaagaggacgcggggcGCGAGGTCAACGTCGGTGCCTGTCATGATGCTTCCCCGGCGGCTGTTGGAGCTCGACCCGGGAACGCTTCCACGCGTCGAAATGGACTCTGGCAAGCTCATTCTGACCTGGTCTGACCCGCCTGCCCCCCTAAGATGAAGTCTCTCTGGCTGCGGCAGGGCTTCCGAGCTGCCGCCAGACGCTGTcgcagagagctgcgagCTTCCAGCTGCAGAGTCCACTCGAGACCGCCGCCaactgcgccgcctcgcgaccCCACTGTATCTACGATCGATCTGGCTTGCGCGgtgccctgcgcggccgctcggcCGGCGGAGGTGGGCCGTTCGACTCTCCATCGCGAAAGACACAAACCGAGCGGCGCACCACTCTGGGTTCG from Besnoitia besnoiti strain Bb-Ger1 chromosome Unknown contig00022, whole genome shotgun sequence includes these protein-coding regions:
- a CDS encoding rhoptry protein ROP18 (encoded by transcript BESB_042450), coding for MMTRTNAPRHAAPLLWLGITIVSFVTLTRGGAGLVNSHLKTHSRALQDAPVQDFPIGYWKDIGKHAELAGERNDDKPGAISWLEKNTAGDAQRTATGQLTTRWQRVARRLGFGKRNREVAESAGTVPAKRRSTWAGKIAQHMRRAGALLRRKLPAYFSGLRTRIRNWWRGMPDVVRFQPEEPGDALVARLLAELRGIGGRPQDIKWEHGAFDDCVSSTFFPPDAPVQVVSEITGSSRTFVRGPPLGTGGFGIVFLARDVETNEEVVLKAAIKDGVLAETIPASVQKEAFFYRQLPGVKTPEDAHLHLRLLVAADVVKVAHAPATKACASGNWWSSQWVPNLFLVMPKAETDLERLTTTSFEEGPTVSESELGRAARLQLSIGIIQTVANLHDQGLVHVDIKPGNFVVMSDGRLFLSDYGSCEKLGTVRMHVGLAMGYLPPEFTLSGGVHYAQAFDAWQVGLSLYVLWCKDRPEGIGRGVVLDFSKCPVDPPEAIKDLIRWFLQKDEGLRLLPLRAMRTRQFRQIKKEVERSLRHFAIQPPLETGEETQSVKLEQASLAEATERPGERGMTDTMSTGVEA